The Lentimicrobiaceae bacterium DNA segment ACTTCTTTCTCCTTCGACCGAAGGTTTCGAGAATACTTCTCTCCTTAATGACGCTACTCTTGGGTTTCGTCAGGACTATCACCAAGGATGGTACTTATCTCATACCAACGAGTTGCACTTACGTTTCTCAGCTCGCGAATTGGAGGAGGGACAAGTTCTGAAGATTCGTTTCTTGCATATGCCAAAGCATAGGTTCGATGAACCTGAAAAGATGAACCTATTTATTGATGGAAAAGCTGTTGATATTTCTAAGATGCAGAAAGAATACGGCACAGAGCTCAATAGCAATAGGATTATTACTTATACTCTCTCTGTAGAACTTAAGGGAAGTCAGAGTGTTGAATTAATACTTACCCCTAAAAAAGGTAATTCACGACTTGCACTAGATGAAATACAAATACAATAAAAACCTATAAATATGTCAAAGAAAATATACTACGTTCTACTACTGGCGGTACTTGTTTTCATAACAGGATGCCGTGAAAAAGACTCGAAAACTACCCTAAAAATCACTGACAATTATCGACACTATTATCCTATTATAACGGGACAAGAGTTGGATATTATGTTTGAGTTAGAGAACACGGGGGAGAACCCTTTCAGACTTAAAGATATAGTTACCTCGTGTGGATGTATAACGCTAAAAAAATCTTCGATCAGGGTTATATCGCCTGGGAAAAAGGGGCTGTTACGGATGACTTACGATAGCCGAAAAAACATAGGTTATGTCAAACACTACATCACTCTCTACGGCAATTTCACGACAACAGATAAAATAGATATTGTTTTCGATGTAAACGTGGTTCCAGATGCACACTACACCCGGGATTACGAAGAACTTTATCTGGAAAAGATAAAAGAACAAGGTGGTTTTAAAAGATTTGTCGAAGGTGATGCTAACAGAAAAGGCTACTACATGACGACAGAAAAAGATATAATCTTAGAGTAAATTGGCGGTAAATAATTAAAAATCAGTAAGATGAACTGTTCGGTTTTCTCGAAAAAATATTTATTTTTTTTGCAAAAATTGTTTGTAAATTTTAAGTAAAATGTTACCTTTGCAAATTGATATCACAAGTCATTAATGAAATAGAAAATAAATTTAAAATTAAATAGATATGAAAATGATTAAAATGAAAAATTTAATTTTGGTCCTTGTAGTTCTTTTCGCATTTGTTGGATGTAAAAAAGAGGATAATGAAACCGCAAAAAAGAGCAATGGACCTACTACTGAAGTTTTTGTTGCCGGCAACAAGGTTACAAAATACACAGATGTTCTACCATCACCAGCAGGAGGTGGAGGTATACTAACCCACGATAATGCCTATTTCTTTATTAGGATAGACGGACGTATTCCCGGATATACAGGAAGCCAAAATTCATCCAGTTACTATCCGGCAACATCAG contains these protein-coding regions:
- a CDS encoding DUF1573 domain-containing protein, encoding MSKKIYYVLLLAVLVFITGCREKDSKTTLKITDNYRHYYPIITGQELDIMFELENTGENPFRLKDIVTSCGCITLKKSSIRVISPGKKGLLRMTYDSRKNIGYVKHYITLYGNFTTTDKIDIVFDVNVVPDAHYTRDYEELYLEKIKEQGGFKRFVEGDANRKGYYMTTEKDIILE